One genomic segment of Capricornis sumatraensis isolate serow.1 chromosome 6, serow.2, whole genome shotgun sequence includes these proteins:
- the SCRG1 gene encoding scrapie-responsive protein 1 encodes MKFTVLAVAVGLTLLLGVQAMPANRLSCYRKMLKDRNCHSLPEGVADLTKVDVNVQDHFWDGKGCEMICYCNFSELLCCPKDVFFGPKISFVIPCNNN; translated from the exons ATGAAATTTACAGTACTTGCTGTCGCCGTTGGACTAACTTTGCTGCTAGGAGTCCAAGCCATGCCTGCAAACCGCCTTTCCTGCTACAGAAAAATGCTAAAAGATCGCAACTGTCACAGTCTTCCAGAAGGAGTAGCTGACCTGACAAAGGTTGATGTCAATGTCCAGGATCACTTCTGGGATGGGAAGGGATGTGAGATGATCTGTTACTGCAACTTCAGCGAACTGCTCTGCTGCCCAAA AGATGTCTTCTTTGGACCAAAGATCTCTTTTGTGATTCCTTGCAACAATAACTGA